The Cloeon dipterum chromosome 3, ieCloDipt1.1, whole genome shotgun sequence genome includes a region encoding these proteins:
- the LOC135938896 gene encoding uncharacterized protein LOC135938896 yields the protein MIGIKFVIVDICQLDTLMQHCSVCASINSVERKRVGSVITYHTRCFKHDHQFSWSTTPKEKNTPIFNILLAAAIFCAGIGYTTIRKMTDAIGLAFFSHQTFYSHINNFTAPILRHSWIRMREEIFKDLQSKDDLVVSGDARFDSPGHSAKYALYSIMSNFNNKIIDFVLWQKGFLPGEMESKSCAYVFNRLVEKLGVGKVRIFCTDRNPSVAKMMRENFKDVEHAFDVWHLAKGLRKKLIAVAKKHKQIEGWIEAIVNHIWHVSSTCGGDSDTLLEKWNSMLYHIRGKHQWKEGKETKTCDHRTYEDESEAKIDWITDESAFAALKKVTHNTRFLNQLKHCKHFVHTGNLESFHNVILVYASKRVHFFYENMLLKTILAVLDHNHNTGRASVGTKTTFSKLRKTYQLETKYEEKCNEWRANLLEEIEKYAKSPGLLGTEEEEILILSPPHDVPRNINSVPLPSREELELRRNIRMRAAEHQIE from the exons ATGataggaattaaatttgtcattgTGGACATTTGTCAGCTAGACACTTTGATGCAACATTGTTCTGTGTGTGCCAGCATAAATTCCGTTGAGCGCAAAAGAGTAGGCTCAGTGATTACATATCACACAAGGTGTTTTAAGCATGACCATCAATTTTCTTGGAGCACAACtccgaaagaaaaaaacacccCCATTTTCAACATTCTCTTGGCTGCAGCTATTTTTTGCGCTGGAATTGGATACACAACTATTCGCAAAATGACAGACGCTATTGGACTCGCATTCTTCTCGCATCAAACGTTCTACAGCCATATCAATAACTTCACGGCCCCGATCTTGCGACACTCGTGGATTAGGatgagagaggaaattttcaaagatctTCAAAGTAAAGATGACTTGGTTGTGTCCGGAGACGCACGCTTCGACTCCCCAGGACACAGCGCAAAATATGCCCTCTACTCGATTATGAGCAActtcaacaacaaaattatcgatttcgTGCTGTGGCAAAAGGGATTTCTACCAGGGGAAATGGAGTCTAAATCTTGTGCTTACGTTTTCAATAGACTGGTAGAAAAGTTGGGAGTTGGTAAAGTCCGAATCTTCTGCACAGATCGGAATCCTTCAGTAGCAAAAATGATGCGAGAAAACTTCAAGGATGTCGAGCATGCTTTTGAC GTCTGGCATCTGGCCAAAGGGCTGAGGAAAAAACTAATAGCGGTGGCCAAAAAACACAAGCAAATTGAGGGATGGATAGAGGCCATAGTAAACCACATTTGGCATGTTAGCAGCACTTGTGGAGGAGATTCAGATACCCTattagaaaaatggaattccaTGCTTTATCACATTCGAGGAAAACATCAGTggaaagaaggaaaagaaacaaaaacctGCGATCACAGGACATATGAGGATGAAAGTGAAGCGAAAATTGATTGGATTACTGATGAATCTGCCTTtgcagcattaaaaaaa gTTACTCACAATACGCGATTTTTGAACCAACTGAAACACTGCAAACACTTCGTCCACACCGGAAACTTGGAAAGCTTCCATAATGTCATTCTTGTGTACGCATCAAAGAGAGTCCATTTTTTTTACGAGAACATGCTTCTCAAGACCattcttgcggtcttggaccACAACCATAACACCGGAAGGGCTTCGGTTGGAACAAAAACTACGTTCTCAAAACTGAGAAAGACCTATCAGTTGGAAACAAAATACGAGGAAAAGTGTAATGAGTGGAGGGCAAATTTATTGGAGGAGATTGAAAAGTATGCAAAGAGCCCAGGTCTTCTAGGAACAGAAGAGGAGGAAATTCTGATTCTGTCCCCCCCGCATGATGTCCCTAGGAATATCAACAGTGTCCCACTTCCATCCCGTGAGGAACTTGAACTCCGAAGGAACATCAGAATGAGAGCCGCAGAAcatcaaattgaataa